A genomic window from Spirochaetota bacterium includes:
- a CDS encoding ATP-binding cassette domain-containing protein, whose product MTAIHVESLTRKFKKTLAVDAISFDVAEGEIFGFLGPNGAGKTTTINVLSTLLKPTSGHATIMGHDIRKERDLVRRSIGVVFQEPALDSRLTGAENLSFHAMMYGMKGRERKARMDEVLALVELTDQAGKKVEAYSGGMKRRLEIARGLMHRPEVLFLDEPTIGLDAQTRRHIWDYVKKLNADTGITMMLTTHYMEEADFLSHRILIIDHGKIVALDTPKALKDILGGDIVELSIHGKIEKLVSTCKRQRWIHAATGHSGMVRLTMDTAEKRIPAILALAAKARVSVTSVSLHKPSLDDVFMHFTGKAIREADENGKGKKNIGRGHDHANR is encoded by the coding sequence ATGACAGCAATACACGTTGAATCGCTCACCCGAAAATTCAAGAAAACCCTCGCTGTTGATGCCATATCGTTCGATGTTGCAGAGGGCGAGATATTCGGTTTTCTCGGTCCTAACGGCGCCGGGAAGACAACGACGATCAATGTCCTATCCACGCTCCTTAAGCCGACGTCCGGTCATGCGACGATAATGGGTCATGATATACGCAAGGAGCGCGATCTTGTGAGAAGATCGATAGGCGTCGTGTTCCAGGAGCCGGCGCTCGACAGCCGCCTTACCGGCGCGGAGAACCTTTCATTCCACGCGATGATGTACGGCATGAAAGGCAGGGAACGCAAAGCGCGCATGGACGAAGTGCTCGCGCTCGTTGAGCTCACCGATCAGGCGGGCAAGAAGGTGGAGGCGTATTCCGGCGGCATGAAACGAAGGCTCGAGATAGCGCGCGGGCTCATGCATCGGCCCGAAGTGCTTTTTCTCGACGAACCGACGATAGGTCTCGATGCGCAGACGCGGCGTCACATCTGGGACTATGTGAAAAAGCTCAATGCGGATACCGGCATTACGATGATGCTGACAACGCATTACATGGAAGAAGCTGATTTTCTTTCGCATCGCATACTCATCATCGATCACGGGAAGATAGTCGCACTTGATACACCGAAGGCGCTTAAGGACATTCTTGGCGGCGATATCGTTGAGCTCAGCATTCACGGCAAGATAGAGAAGCTGGTAAGCACATGCAAGCGCCAGCGCTGGATACATGCGGCGACCGGGCACAGCGGCATGGTGCGCCTTACCATGGATACTGCGGAAAAGCGCATACCCGCCATTCTCGCGCTCGCGGCGAAAGCGCGCGTCTCTGTCACGTCGGTTTCCCTCCACAAACCGAGCCTCGACGATGTGTTCATGCATTTCACCGGCAAGGCGATACGCGAAGCGGACGAGAACGGCAAGGGAAAAAAGAACATTGGCAGGGGTCATGATCATGCGAACCGCTAA
- a CDS encoding ABC transporter permease, whose product MRTAKAIAILWLRDMKRFFRSPSRIIGNIVIPFFLLVSIGAGFGRAMIPGIKEGTTYLGFLVPGMLGMTMLFSGMFSGLSVLWDRQFGFLKEIMVAPVSRVAIVIGRIVSGATIGVFQAVMILIASQFLGFRFSLLVLPAAVGFMMLISFIFTSIGLIFASRMKDEQGFGLVMNFLIMPVLFLSGAFAPITNLPSWVQVASFADPLTYGIEGLRALLIGSSAIPIFLCAMVCTVSAVVLVLIAAWAFETSEVV is encoded by the coding sequence ATGCGAACCGCTAAAGCCATCGCCATACTCTGGCTCCGCGATATGAAGCGATTCTTCCGCTCGCCCTCACGCATCATCGGCAATATCGTCATACCGTTCTTCCTGCTCGTGTCCATCGGCGCCGGTTTCGGCCGCGCGATGATACCCGGAATTAAGGAAGGCACCACGTATCTCGGTTTTCTTGTCCCCGGCATGCTCGGCATGACCATGCTCTTCAGCGGTATGTTCTCGGGGCTTTCCGTTCTTTGGGACAGACAGTTCGGGTTCCTCAAAGAGATAATGGTAGCACCCGTGTCGCGCGTGGCTATCGTCATCGGGCGCATCGTGAGCGGCGCCACCATCGGTGTATTTCAGGCGGTGATGATACTCATCGCATCGCAGTTCCTGGGTTTCCGTTTCTCTCTCTTGGTGCTCCCCGCGGCCGTCGGGTTCATGATGCTCATATCGTTCATCTTCACATCGATAGGGCTCATCTTCGCCTCGCGCATGAAGGATGAACAGGGTTTCGGCCTTGTGATGAACTTCCTCATCATGCCTGTTCTTTTCCTCTCAGGCGCCTTTGCGCCGATAACGAATCTCCCCTCGTGGGTACAGGTCGCATCCTTCGCCGATCCGCTCACCTACGGCATCGAGGGGCTGCGCGCGCTTCTCATCGGTTCATCGGCGATACCGATATTCCTCTGCGCGATGGTTTGTACGGTGAGTGCGGTCGTGCTGGTGCTCATCGCGGCATGGGCGTTCGAGACGAGTGAAGTGGTTTAA
- the kdpC gene encoding potassium-transporting ATPase subunit KdpC: MKILISAILFTVVSTAFLGFIYPLAITGISQHVFPGQANGSIIRKDGVIIGSALIGQEFTNAHYFHGRPSAVDYNAGNSGGYNFGPLNDAFRAQVSDRIAAIRREEMLSSNGAVSADRVLASASGLDPHISMDAACEQSMRIARTRNMTTEYIRSIIDSNAERRYILFGEMFVNVLKLNLALDLPVTNR, translated from the coding sequence ATGAAAATCCTGATCAGCGCCATTCTATTCACTGTCGTATCTACGGCGTTTCTCGGCTTCATCTATCCCCTCGCTATCACCGGCATCTCGCAGCATGTATTCCCCGGGCAGGCGAACGGAAGCATAATAAGAAAGGACGGTGTCATCATCGGGTCGGCACTGATCGGACAAGAATTCACCAATGCGCACTACTTTCACGGAAGGCCGTCGGCGGTTGACTATAACGCGGGTAATTCGGGCGGATATAATTTCGGTCCTTTGAACGATGCGTTCCGCGCGCAGGTGTCGGATCGAATAGCCGCGATACGGAGAGAGGAGATGCTCTCATCGAACGGCGCGGTAAGCGCGGATCGTGTCCTCGCCTCCGCGAGCGGTCTCGATCCGCACATAAGTATGGATGCGGCATGTGAACAATCCATGCGTATCGCGAGAACCCGGAACATGACGACAGAATACATCCGTTCGATCATTGACAGCAATGCCGAGCGCCGGTATATTCTGTTCGGCGAGATGTTCGTGAATGTGCTGAAATTGAATCTCGCGCTCGATCTCCCTGTGACGAATCGTTGA
- a CDS encoding ABC transporter permease, with product MIRILIVSLGIAFDGILTHKLRSLLTMLGIIFGVTAVVSMLAIGSGAQEEILKKIAVMGINNIYVYDVQSVRQSEVVKGQYLSTGLSHIDERSFIELIGPYATIIPVKDKTTPVYFMTYKGETKVVGTSEKYFKALSLRMKEGRFINDLDAGADVAVVGGGLALRLRREGEVLGSQIKLRDSWYRVIGVLESKAIAVKKDDNMDYEDFNYNIYVPVDADILEKPDALSPDISRIIINCNDKEQVGKVGIIIERILLRHHRNLRDFKIVIPEELLKQHRETQRIFDIVLGCIAGISLLVGGIGIMNIMLASILERTKEIGLCRAVGAKKLEIRLQFLLEAVLLTILGGLLGIILAFIITAVITLIWHMPTRVTVSSCVLSFTISALVGIVFGFFPAKKAGDMNPIDALRYE from the coding sequence ATGATACGCATCCTCATTGTAAGCCTCGGCATAGCCTTTGACGGCATACTCACACATAAACTGCGAAGCCTCCTTACCATGCTCGGTATAATATTCGGCGTCACCGCCGTCGTATCCATGCTCGCCATCGGCAGCGGTGCGCAGGAGGAGATACTTAAAAAGATAGCGGTCATGGGTATCAATAATATCTATGTGTACGACGTGCAGAGCGTGCGGCAGAGCGAAGTGGTCAAGGGGCAGTATCTCTCGACCGGTCTCTCGCACATCGATGAGCGCTCGTTCATCGAGCTCATCGGGCCCTATGCGACGATAATACCCGTCAAGGATAAGACCACGCCGGTATATTTCATGACGTACAAGGGTGAAACGAAAGTGGTCGGTACGAGCGAGAAGTACTTCAAGGCGCTTTCGCTCAGGATGAAAGAGGGGCGCTTCATCAATGACCTCGACGCGGGTGCGGACGTGGCCGTCGTCGGCGGCGGGCTTGCGCTGCGCTTACGGCGCGAGGGGGAAGTGCTGGGATCGCAGATAAAGCTCCGCGATTCCTGGTACCGTGTCATCGGCGTGCTTGAGAGCAAGGCGATCGCGGTGAAGAAAGACGACAATATGGACTACGAGGATTTCAATTACAATATTTATGTGCCCGTTGACGCCGATATCCTGGAAAAACCCGACGCACTCTCACCCGACATAAGCCGCATCATCATCAACTGCAATGACAAGGAGCAGGTCGGCAAGGTCGGCATCATCATCGAACGGATATTGCTCAGGCATCACCGCAATCTCAGGGATTTCAAGATAGTCATACCCGAGGAGCTCTTAAAACAGCACCGCGAGACGCAGCGCATATTCGATATCGTGCTCGGATGCATCGCCGGCATTTCACTGCTCGTGGGCGGCATCGGCATCATGAACATCATGCTCGCATCGATACTCGAACGTACGAAGGAGATAGGCCTCTGCCGCGCGGTCGGCGCGAAGAAGCTCGAGATACGCCTGCAATTCCTGCTCGAGGCGGTGCTCCTTACAATATTAGGCGGGCTCCTCGGTATCATACTCGCGTTCATCATCACGGCGGTGATAACGCTTATCTGGCATATGCCTACGCGCGTGACCGTTTCTTCCTGCGTGCTGTCGTTCACGATATCGGCGCTCGTGGGCATCGTGTTCGGGTTCTTCCCCGCGAAGAAGGCGGGGGATATGAACCCCATCGATGCGCTCAGGTATGAGTGA
- the kdpB gene encoding potassium-transporting ATPase subunit KdpB, with amino-acid sequence MSTIWKPGFVRDSLKESFARLNPISLWRNPVMIIVEAGAVVTLFESFRIIAAHGDFSFHLQISIWLWFTVLFANFGEAFAEIQGKARANSLKNVRSLNKARRMARDGIASGAVEEVPATDLRSGNIVIVAETEMIPGDGDVIEGTILVDESAITGESAPVIRESGGDRCGVTGGTKVLSGSAKIRISANPGDSFLDRMISMVENARRTKTPNEIALEILLISLTALFIVVVVTLPLFGNYMNVTISITVLVSLLVCLMPTTIGALLPAIGIAGMDRLLQKNVIALSGRAVEAAGDVNIVLLDKTGTITLGNRMANEFILADAFDMKEFIETAVLASIADETPEGRSVLTLAKKELGVRGRDMRAPNAAIFVPFTPQSRMSGITIGTREIRKGSMDAIELFVRGNGGAMSDAVRERTALIARNGDTPLVVAEGRKVLGIIRLKDIVKEGIANRIAKLREMGIRSVMITGDNRLTATSIAAEAGVDDFIAEAKPEMKLARIRSYQAQGYLVAMIGDGTNDAPALAQADVAVAMNGGTQAAREAANMVDLDSSPTKLLDIVEIGKEILITRGALTTFSIANDVAKYFAIIPALFAAAFPVLGILNIMHLTSPQSAVLSAVIFNALIIPLLIPLALRGVKYRASSVSALLRKNIFIYGAGGILLPFIGIKLVDMLIVAMHLVK; translated from the coding sequence ATGAGCACTATCTGGAAACCAGGATTCGTACGCGATTCTCTGAAAGAGTCTTTCGCACGCCTGAACCCCATCTCGCTCTGGCGCAATCCCGTCATGATCATCGTCGAGGCGGGTGCGGTCGTCACTCTGTTCGAATCATTCCGCATTATCGCGGCACACGGCGATTTTTCATTTCATCTTCAGATATCGATATGGCTGTGGTTCACGGTGCTCTTCGCGAATTTCGGCGAGGCGTTCGCGGAGATACAGGGAAAAGCGCGCGCGAACTCGCTTAAGAATGTGCGGAGCCTTAACAAGGCGAGACGAATGGCACGGGACGGGATCGCATCCGGTGCCGTCGAGGAAGTGCCGGCGACAGATCTTCGCTCTGGTAATATCGTCATCGTCGCCGAAACAGAGATGATACCCGGCGACGGCGACGTTATCGAAGGAACGATCCTGGTCGACGAATCGGCTATCACCGGGGAATCGGCGCCCGTCATACGCGAATCGGGCGGCGATCGATGCGGTGTCACCGGCGGCACGAAAGTGCTTTCTGGGTCGGCAAAGATCCGCATAAGCGCGAATCCGGGCGATTCCTTTCTCGACAGGATGATATCGATGGTGGAGAATGCACGGCGCACGAAAACGCCCAATGAGATCGCGCTTGAGATACTCCTCATTTCACTTACGGCGCTTTTCATCGTCGTTGTCGTAACGCTCCCGCTTTTCGGGAACTACATGAACGTGACCATATCGATCACCGTGCTCGTCTCGCTTCTCGTCTGCCTCATGCCGACGACCATCGGCGCGCTCCTTCCCGCCATCGGCATCGCGGGCATGGACCGGCTCCTTCAGAAGAACGTCATCGCGTTGAGCGGACGCGCGGTGGAAGCGGCCGGCGACGTGAACATCGTTCTCCTCGATAAGACCGGCACGATCACCCTCGGCAACCGCATGGCGAATGAGTTCATCCTTGCCGATGCGTTCGACATGAAAGAGTTCATCGAAACGGCGGTGCTCGCGTCCATCGCCGATGAAACGCCCGAAGGGCGAAGCGTTCTCACGCTCGCGAAGAAGGAACTGGGCGTACGCGGACGCGATATGCGCGCACCCAACGCGGCGATATTCGTCCCCTTTACGCCGCAGAGCCGCATGAGCGGCATCACCATCGGCACCCGCGAGATACGGAAAGGATCGATGGATGCTATCGAACTTTTTGTCCGCGGGAATGGGGGAGCGATGTCCGATGCGGTGAGAGAGCGCACTGCGCTGATTGCCCGTAACGGCGATACGCCCCTTGTCGTCGCGGAAGGGAGGAAGGTGCTCGGAATCATTCGTCTTAAGGATATCGTCAAAGAAGGGATCGCGAACCGTATCGCAAAGCTCCGCGAAATGGGGATACGCTCGGTGATGATAACCGGCGACAACAGGCTTACCGCAACATCGATAGCGGCGGAAGCGGGTGTTGACGATTTTATCGCCGAGGCGAAACCGGAGATGAAGCTCGCGCGCATTCGATCGTACCAGGCGCAAGGTTATCTTGTCGCAATGATCGGCGACGGAACCAACGATGCCCCGGCGCTCGCACAGGCCGACGTTGCAGTGGCGATGAACGGCGGAACGCAGGCGGCGCGGGAAGCGGCGAACATGGTGGACCTCGACTCATCGCCGACGAAGCTCCTTGACATCGTGGAGATAGGCAAGGAAATACTGATCACGCGCGGCGCGCTCACCACCTTCAGCATTGCCAACGATGTGGCGAAATATTTTGCCATTATTCCCGCCCTCTTCGCTGCTGCATTTCCCGTGCTCGGCATCCTTAATATCATGCATCTTACAAGCCCGCAGAGCGCCGTGCTTTCGGCGGTGATATTCAACGCACTCATCATACCATTGCTCATTCCTCTTGCGCTTCGCGGCGTGAAGTATCGTGCAAGCTCGGTATCGGCATTGCTTCGCAAGAATATCTTCATCTACGGCGCGGGAGGGATACTGCTCCCGTTCATAGGCATCAAGCTTGTGGACATGCTCATCGTCGCCATGCATCTCGTAAAATAG
- the kdpA gene encoding potassium-transporting ATPase subunit KdpA: protein MPSGSYPCSCWSSCRGGLPFNPEKIGAVRWDTALNTAISFVTNTNWQAYGGETTMSYLTQMAGLTVHNFLSAATGIAALLAAVRGFTRKSAVSLGNFWVDTTRAVLYVLLPLALITSMILVSQGVVQTLASHVTTHTLEGATQTIAVGPAASQIAIKQLGSNGGGFFNANSAHPFENPTIISNVVETFSLLFLPAALVFMLGGLLGNKKQARAIFIAMFLLLIAGLSVVMIAEIRGNPMLQRLGAVSGVNMEGKEMRFGIVPSILWGQLTTATSNGSVNFMHDSALPLTGLVTLFNIGIGEVIFGGVGVGLIGMFHYIILTMFVAGLMVGRTPEFLGKKLGPFEMSMSMISLILPFIAILVLAGIAIATGTGRASLTNISAHGVSEILYACCSAVGNNGSAFAGLNANTVFYNLTLGFGMLIGRYATTIPMLAIAGSLANKNTVPATSATFPTTGPLFIGMLIGVIIIMGALTFFPVFSLGPILEHFLVYQ, encoded by the coding sequence ATGCCATCGGGATCGTATCCCTGTTCCTGCTGGAGCTCGTGCAGGGGGGGGCTCCCGTTCAACCCGGAAAAGATCGGTGCGGTGCGATGGGACACGGCACTCAACACGGCAATATCGTTCGTGACGAACACGAACTGGCAGGCATACGGCGGCGAGACGACGATGAGCTATCTGACACAGATGGCGGGACTCACCGTGCACAATTTCTTGTCCGCGGCTACCGGTATTGCCGCGCTGCTTGCTGCGGTCCGGGGGTTCACTCGAAAGAGCGCCGTATCGCTCGGTAACTTCTGGGTGGACACGACACGTGCTGTGTTGTACGTGCTTTTGCCGCTTGCGCTCATAACTTCGATGATACTTGTGTCGCAGGGTGTTGTGCAGACACTGGCATCGCACGTGACAACGCATACGCTTGAGGGTGCGACGCAGACGATAGCCGTCGGTCCCGCGGCATCGCAGATAGCGATCAAACAACTCGGGTCGAACGGCGGCGGGTTTTTCAACGCGAACTCGGCGCATCCGTTCGAGAACCCTACCATCATCAGCAATGTTGTTGAAACTTTTTCACTATTGTTCCTTCCCGCAGCACTCGTATTCATGCTCGGAGGCCTCCTCGGCAATAAAAAGCAGGCGCGCGCGATATTCATCGCCATGTTCCTGCTGCTGATCGCCGGGCTTTCTGTTGTCATGATCGCCGAAATACGGGGAAACCCTATGCTGCAGCGGCTGGGAGCGGTCTCCGGTGTGAACATGGAAGGAAAAGAGATGCGCTTCGGGATCGTTCCATCGATACTCTGGGGACAGCTGACGACCGCCACCTCAAACGGCTCCGTGAACTTCATGCATGACAGCGCGCTGCCGCTCACCGGACTTGTCACACTGTTCAACATCGGCATCGGCGAGGTGATATTCGGCGGGGTCGGCGTAGGGCTCATCGGCATGTTCCATTACATCATTCTGACGATGTTCGTCGCAGGACTTATGGTCGGCAGAACGCCCGAATTCCTCGGCAAGAAGCTCGGCCCTTTCGAGATGTCCATGTCGATGATAAGTCTTATACTGCCGTTCATCGCGATACTTGTTCTCGCGGGTATAGCAATAGCGACGGGAACAGGACGTGCAAGCCTTACGAATATATCCGCGCACGGCGTTTCCGAGATCTTATACGCCTGCTGTTCGGCCGTGGGGAACAACGGCTCGGCCTTTGCCGGCCTCAACGCAAATACCGTGTTCTACAATCTCACGCTCGGTTTCGGCATGCTCATCGGGCGCTATGCTACGACAATACCCATGCTTGCCATCGCAGGATCGCTTGCAAACAAGAACACGGTGCCTGCCACATCGGCGACATTCCCGACGACGGGACCGCTTTTCATCGGCATGCTCATCGGCGTTATCATCATCATGGGTGCGCTTACCTTCTTTCCGGTGTTCTCCCTCGGGCCTATCCTCGAACATTTCCTCGTATACCAATAG
- a CDS encoding S8 family serine peptidase gives MERHFFILIVLLTTVLPAAGIEEISRKGKKSSILSSSLSEVTGGTARSTEQFRREYPMRDGAMVLHARVNGKRDRADTSADIVRAGGIITGESKDIIEFSIAPDTIRLLEGMSGVAHIGPAMRAIPLVIEGENVVLTKASNMHTNGYDGRGIKVGIIDLGFYSNTQAIAAGELPSTVITRDFTGTGFEASADGVHGTAVAEVVHEMAPAAQLYLCKVRYSLELQQAYDYCKSMGAHIINHSAAWVGASTGRGDGPICAIVNDAYSNNILWVNAAGNHAQMHWQGTYSDANADELHDFSGTSYVNTLGPLAGGQVVNIVLTWDDVWGASTNDYDLLLLRWNGSAWSLVAISEDTQNGDDNPVEGIVGTIGTAGTYAVAVGKYSGEAKKLRIFNLSAGNLTYKSTAGSVTTPSDAKHAFAVGAINYANWPSGPQESYSSLGPTVDGRLKPEICGVDNNTNYMYVRFTGTSSASPCVAGAAAVIWSAYQNCAARDVWNALIHYARDLGPAGPDNTYGYGAVNIEVVKRFAAINNAYRGVGDIIIDQVPQGTVIRIYAVSGKIVTALRVADASGSARWNVRNAGGTAVAPGVYYCTVQEPSGVMRTTRIMITRSRYQ, from the coding sequence ATGGAAAGACACTTCTTCATACTCATCGTTCTGCTCACGACCGTACTGCCTGCCGCAGGGATAGAAGAAATTTCACGCAAAGGCAAGAAAAGCTCTATACTCTCGTCATCGCTTTCCGAGGTTACCGGCGGCACAGCGCGGAGTACGGAGCAATTCCGCAGAGAGTACCCGATGCGTGACGGCGCCATGGTGCTTCATGCCCGCGTGAATGGAAAACGCGACCGTGCCGATACAAGCGCCGATATTGTCCGTGCCGGCGGCATCATCACCGGAGAAAGTAAAGATATAATAGAGTTTTCCATTGCACCGGATACGATACGCTTGCTCGAGGGCATGTCCGGGGTTGCACACATTGGGCCTGCAATGCGAGCTATCCCGCTCGTTATTGAGGGAGAGAACGTGGTGCTCACCAAAGCGTCGAATATGCACACCAACGGCTATGACGGCCGCGGAATTAAGGTCGGCATTATCGACCTTGGATTCTACAGCAATACGCAGGCGATAGCAGCGGGAGAATTACCATCGACGGTCATTACGCGCGATTTTACGGGCACAGGGTTTGAAGCATCCGCTGACGGCGTTCATGGAACAGCGGTTGCTGAGGTGGTGCATGAAATGGCACCGGCGGCGCAACTGTATCTTTGTAAAGTTAGATACAGCCTGGAGCTGCAGCAGGCCTATGATTATTGCAAATCGATGGGTGCGCATATAATCAATCACTCCGCGGCATGGGTCGGCGCCAGTACCGGCAGGGGTGACGGACCGATTTGCGCTATTGTGAACGATGCGTACTCGAACAATATTCTCTGGGTAAATGCCGCCGGTAATCATGCACAGATGCATTGGCAGGGCACGTATAGCGACGCGAACGCCGATGAGCTTCACGATTTTTCCGGGACATCATACGTGAATACGCTCGGTCCACTCGCCGGCGGGCAAGTGGTAAACATTGTCCTTACTTGGGACGACGTGTGGGGTGCGAGCACGAACGATTATGACCTATTACTGTTACGGTGGAACGGTTCGGCATGGTCACTTGTTGCTATCAGTGAAGACACGCAGAACGGTGATGACAATCCCGTGGAAGGGATAGTCGGAACGATCGGTACCGCGGGGACCTATGCCGTGGCTGTCGGCAAATACAGCGGGGAAGCAAAAAAGCTGAGGATATTCAACCTCTCTGCAGGAAATCTAACGTACAAGTCGACCGCAGGGAGTGTAACAACGCCTTCAGACGCAAAACACGCCTTCGCTGTCGGCGCGATAAATTACGCCAACTGGCCTTCCGGTCCGCAGGAGTCGTACAGCTCGCTCGGCCCGACCGTCGATGGACGTCTGAAACCGGAGATATGCGGTGTCGATAACAATACGAATTACATGTATGTGCGTTTTACAGGAACATCGTCCGCCTCGCCGTGCGTGGCGGGCGCCGCCGCGGTCATATGGAGCGCGTATCAGAACTGCGCCGCGCGTGATGTGTGGAATGCGCTCATTCACTATGCCCGCGATCTCGGGCCCGCCGGACCGGATAACACGTACGGCTACGGCGCGGTGAATATAGAAGTGGTGAAGCGTTTTGCCGCCATCAACAATGCGTACCGCGGTGTCGGCGATATCATCATCGATCAGGTGCCGCAGGGAACTGTCATACGCATCTATGCTGTCTCAGGGAAGATCGTGACCGCGCTCCGTGTCGCTGACGCGAGCGGGAGCGCGCGCTGGAATGTGCGCAATGCCGGGGGGACTGCGGTCGCGCCGGGTGTGTATTACTGCACGGTACAGGAGCCATCGGGCGTCATGAGAACGACACGGATAATGATAACCCGGAGCAGATATCAATGA
- a CDS encoding DUF4118 domain-containing protein — MTNGTERPDPDALLRALDDEEGARSTERGHLKLFLGFAAGVGKTYRMLREAILLRENGKDVVAAYIETHGREETEYLMLAVDALPRKKIIYEGIDLEEMDIDAVIARKPAFALVDELAHTNVHGLRHEKRYQDVEEILNAGIDVYSCMNVQHIESLNDTVFQITGVRVRETVPDRIIAMADKIELIDIPVEELTERIKEGKVYIPEKARIAAMEFFRKSNLLALRELALRVTARRVDDDIAAYRERTGIAGVIPAGSRLLVCVSASPSSAQLIRTTQQFAEGLDARWTAVYVETPGMIPKRTDSVQLNGNLALAEGLGGEVMKLSGDRPADEIVRFAKAKNITLIVIGFSRRSALERMVRGSIIDEIVRKSDPIQVLVIPGGSGRPPEIKKQHERSSFPVRRIALALGVTAAATALAFPAQRIFALGLQDIVLIYLMPILVSSLFGGMIAGIAASVIAVLCYNFFFVPPIFTFTIADPHYLLTFGVLSAVGIATSILSDRIRRQKETAKRNEQVLASLYQFSKDLLSAENFSGLSNRITGLIADLFSGTAVLYIPHEGRVSAVSSSPLAVMGEQENSIAQWVFEHSEKAGFGTKTLSSSPWFYAPITLKGTLGVLCIRRPEPLTYEEDRLLASFIHVAGMAIANFYELII, encoded by the coding sequence ATGACGAACGGAACAGAACGCCCCGACCCGGATGCGCTGCTTCGCGCTCTCGACGATGAAGAAGGCGCCCGGAGCACGGAACGCGGCCACCTTAAACTATTCCTCGGATTTGCAGCGGGCGTCGGGAAGACATACCGCATGCTCCGCGAAGCGATACTCCTCAGGGAAAACGGCAAAGACGTTGTTGCCGCGTACATCGAAACGCACGGACGTGAAGAAACTGAATACCTCATGCTCGCCGTCGATGCGCTGCCGCGGAAGAAGATCATCTATGAAGGGATAGACCTCGAAGAGATGGATATCGACGCGGTGATCGCACGCAAACCCGCTTTTGCTCTTGTCGACGAGCTGGCACACACGAATGTACACGGCTTGCGGCATGAAAAGCGCTACCAGGATGTCGAGGAGATACTGAATGCAGGTATAGACGTATATTCCTGCATGAATGTGCAGCATATTGAAAGTCTCAACGATACCGTATTCCAGATAACCGGCGTACGTGTACGGGAAACGGTCCCTGACCGCATCATCGCCATGGCGGATAAGATCGAGCTGATCGACATACCCGTGGAGGAATTGACCGAACGGATCAAAGAGGGAAAAGTATATATCCCGGAGAAGGCAAGGATTGCGGCGATGGAATTCTTCAGGAAATCGAATCTTCTTGCATTGCGGGAACTCGCGCTCCGCGTTACGGCGCGGCGTGTCGACGATGATATCGCTGCGTACAGGGAACGGACAGGCATAGCCGGTGTCATTCCCGCGGGTTCGAGGCTCCTTGTCTGCGTGAGCGCAAGCCCGTCATCGGCGCAGCTTATACGGACGACGCAGCAGTTCGCCGAGGGACTCGATGCACGCTGGACGGCGGTCTATGTGGAAACGCCCGGGATGATCCCGAAGCGAACGGATTCCGTGCAGCTGAACGGGAATCTTGCGCTTGCAGAGGGATTGGGCGGGGAAGTGATGAAGCTGAGCGGCGATAGACCGGCGGATGAGATCGTCCGCTTTGCCAAGGCGAAGAACATCACGCTCATCGTCATCGGATTCTCCCGGCGGTCTGCACTCGAACGCATGGTGCGGGGTTCTATCATCGACGAGATAGTCAGGAAAAGTGATCCCATCCAGGTCCTGGTGATACCCGGCGGCTCGGGGCGCCCCCCGGAGATCAAGAAACAGCATGAACGCTCTTCGTTCCCGGTGCGTCGGATCGCGCTTGCACTCGGTGTAACGGCGGCGGCGACCGCGCTCGCATTCCCGGCACAGCGCATATTCGCTCTCGGACTTCAGGACATCGTACTCATCTATCTGATGCCGATACTTGTGAGCAGCCTCTTCGGCGGTATGATCGCCGGCATTGCCGCTTCGGTCATCGCGGTGCTCTGCTATAATTTTTTCTTTGTGCCGCCCATTTTCACATTTACCATCGCCGATCCGCATTATCTTCTTACGTTCGGCGTTCTCTCCGCTGTCGGTATTGCGACAAGCATTCTCTCGGACCGCATCCGGCGGCAGAAAGAGACCGCGAAGCGCAATGAACAGGTGCTCGCATCGCTTTATCAATTCAGCAAGGACCTTCTTTCTGCGGAGAATTTCAGCGGACTTTCGAACAGGATAACCGGACTTATCGCCGATCTTTTCAGCGGTACCGCGGTGCTGTATATACCGCATGAAGGGCGTGTTTCGGCCGTCTCATCTTCACCGCTGGCAGTCATGGGGGAGCAGGAGAACAGCATCGCACAATGGGTGTTCGAACATTCGGAGAAAGCGGGTTTCGGGACAAAAACGCTTTCGTCCTCGCCTTGGTTCTACGCGCCGATAACGCTGAAGGGAACGCTGGGCGTTCTGTGCATACGACGGCCCGAGCCGCTAACGTATGAAGAGGATCGTTTGCTCGCTTCGTTCATCCATGTGGCGGGAATGGCCATCGCAAATTTTTATGAGTTGATAATATAA